The following is a genomic window from Adhaeribacter radiodurans.
TTCTTTATTCTTGTTAATTTTATTTTTCCCAAAGATATCTTTTAATACCTGCGCTTCTGCCGCTGGTTTAGTGGCTATCCCAAGCACCAGCAGCAGCCCTAATCGAAGTAATAATTTCATGTGTTTTTACTTTATTAATAATTGCTTGCTGTTTGATTAAATGTAAGCAAATTTCTAATGCAAAAAAATAAGTAGATGCATTTTAAACGAACCGGGCTCTACATTATTGAACTCTAATTCAGGTATTTTAGTAAATTAAGTTTACATAAAAGCCTCTTTAACTTAACAAATTTCTGCATTATAAGTTACTTAAGCTTTTAATTTTATTTATGGATTTCCGGTAAGTTACTTCTTGTTAAAGCTTAGCTAAAAAAAATAATTTTTCGCGACTTTCTGCTTAAAAATCTCTCAAATAAGTGCCTGTTTAAAGAGTCCATCCGTAGAAATATTCCGGCACCCTTATTAGGACTTACGCCTTACATTAGCTAAACTACCAATAGAATTACTGTTTCAAACGATTACTCTGTGCATATGACCGAAACCCAAAAAGCAAAAAGAGCTCCTGCCCGAAAAAAAACGGAAACTCCCCCTAAAACAAAGAAGATTTTTGTGCTGGATACCTCTGTTATTCTCTACGACCACAGTGCCGTAGAGCATTTTGAAGAAAATGATGTAGCTATTCCGATTACTGTTTTAGAAGAACTCGACAATTTTAAAAAAGGTAACGATATTAAAAACTTTGAAGCCCGTGAATTTATTCGCTTCATCGACCAACTATCGCATGAAAATAAGCTCCAGGATTGGTTGCCGCTTAACGGTAAAAACAAAGGTAACTTCCGGGTATTAATGACCCATGATTCACCGGTGGATGCCGAAAAAGTGTTTAATGAGCGTAAAGCCGATCATAAAATTTTGAACTCAGCCTTGCAACTGCAGCACGAAATGCCGGACAGCAAGGTAATTCTGGTAACCAAAGATATAAACCTTCGCTTAAAGGCCCGCGCCTTAAACCTGCCCGCCGAAGATTATGAAACCGGTAAGGTGCAAAACGTAAATGCTTTATATACCGGTAACGATCGTCTGGAAAATGCCCCGGCTACCTTAATAAATGAGTTGTACGAAACCGGCATATCTACCAACCTCGAAGTATTAACGCAAGAACCCCAGGACAATCATTATTATATTTTAAAGAGTTTTAAAAATTCGGTGTTGGCTTATTATAATCCGGTAGAACGGCGACTTGAGCGGGTAGATAAATTAACGGGCTACGGTATAAAACCCCGTAATGCCGAACAAGCATTTGCTTTACACGCCATTATGAACCCGAATGTGAAATTAGTAACTATTCAGGGGGTAGCTGGTACGGGTAAAACTTTACTTACTTTAGCGGGTGCTATTGAACAGCGGCGCAACTACAAGCAAATTTACTTGGCGCGCCCCATTGTTCCGCTCAGTAACCGCGACATTGGCTTTTTACCCGGCGATATTAAATCAAAAATAAATCCGTACATGGAGCCGCTCTGGGATAACCTTAAGTTTATTCAGAACCAATTTATCGAAACCAGTAAAGAACACCAGAAATTAAAAGAATTAACCGAACAAGAAAAATTAGTAATTACGCCGCTGGCTTATATTCGGGGCCGGAGTTTATCGAACATTTTCTTTATCGTGGATGAGGCGCAAAACCTTACTCCCCACGAAATTAAAACTATAATTTCCCGGGCTGGCGAAAATACTAAAATTGTGTTTACCGGTGATATTTACCAAATTGATACTCCTTACCTGGATACGCAAAGCAACGGGTTATCTTATTTAATTGATAAAGCCAAAAATCACCCATTGTACGCGCACATTACTTTATTAAAAGGAGAACGGTCGGAATTAGCCAATCTGGCCAACGACCTTTTATAATTATATAGTATTAAGATGGCCTGCTCTGTTTATCCGGAGCAGGCTTTTCATTTTGGTACTATCGTTTTTAATAAAGTTTAAATTGAATTTTACTTTTTCCTTTAAGAAATAAATTATTTTTGGGTTTATAAGTAACTGTTACGGATAAGAACCTTCTGGTAATTTTTCTTGCAATAATCAGAAAAGTAAGTGCATTTGTTTTAAAACAATTTTGCAATTAAACCGAATTAATGATCTAGACCAAACCATGCACCTTATTGAGCTAACGGCCATCTATCCTTTAGACTACAAAGCTTTTTTTCAGCAAGGCTTGCGCGACCATCCTGATTGTTTTCGTACTAGTCCGGGTGATGAAAGATGGGCTTATTTCCCAACCGAAGGAACTCCGGAAAGTTTTACTTTGGCGGCTATTACTGAACAACAAGAGTTAATGGGCGTAGTAAGTTTTGAACGCGAAACTTCCCGCAACATGCGGCATAAAGCTTTACTGTACCGCATGTACGTGAGCAAACAATTTGCTGGTAATGGAATCGGGAAATTTCTTATTCAAAATACGCTAGATCGGGCCCGCCAATTACCCGGTCTGGAACAGGTCTTTCTTACGGTAATTGCCAGTAATGTAAAAGCTAAAAGCCTGTACAGTAGCTTTGGCTTTGAGCAGTTTTCGCACGAAAAAAATGCTATTAAAACTTCTGCCGGTATTTATTACCACGAAGAACAAATGGTTTTATTTTTATAAAAATTGTTCGGGTAACCAGCGAGGCTTTCTAATTAATAATATTAAATCTGATAACGATCTTTTAATATTTGCAAATGATGAAATTCGTGGGCGGCTATTATGGTTAGTATGCCCCTTACGGTTGCGTTGTTGTTATTCATGGTACCGGCTCTTTGCAAGGTAGTTTCATCAAAACTCGCGAATAAAGTAATGTTACCATGTCTTTGTAACTGGTACTCTTGCAGCAAGCTATTTATTTCCCGTTTACTAAATTGAGCAGCCGCAACGTAATCATTTTCCTCGAACCCGGGCAAAGATTGTTTTTCGCCGCGGGCAATACAAAGTGCCCGATACGCCATAATGCGTTCGGTATCAATCATGTGGCCGAATAATTCTTTTACGGTCCATTTACCAGATTTATAAGCAAAATTTTGCTTTTCCGATGAAAGCGAGGTCAGCAATTTACTAATATCATCTGCCTGTTCCTGCAATCGAACCAGAATATCTCCTTCCGGTATTTGCTGTAAATAACGATGATAAAAAGGCGCTACCTCAGAAAGGGGGGCTTTGGAAATCATAGCTTTATGTATTTATAAAAAAATCTGAAAATAAAAGATTTATATCAAAGTAAAAGTAAAAATCAATATAGCATCTCCGCTAGCTAATTGTAAAATTTTTCCGTATAAAACCCTAAATTAACTTTATAGCCCTATGAGTACACTAACAGATAAAGGTTTAGAAATTTCTAAAAAAGCTATTTTTCACATGCTGGTTAAGCGAGCGTCGGCCTTGTTGGGCAAACCGGTAAAAATTAGCTTGTTGTTGAAAGAAGCTTACGATAAATTTGTAGATGCTAAAAGTTCGAAAAGTGGCTTCGCGCAAATAAAAGACGTATTTTTCACCTTAATCCGGTTAGTGCAGGCCTACGCAAATGGTTCATACCGGCAAATACCTACTCGTTCTTTACTTCTCGGAATTGCTACTTTGCTTTATCTGGTAATGCCCTTAGATATTATTCCGGATTTTCTACCTTTAATTGGTTATACCGACGATTTAAGTGTGATTGCCTGGTTTGTTACCACTTTTCAGAGTGAAATTACCCGGTTCCGGAGTTGGGAAACGCGCCACCAGGACGAAGAAGAACCTATGGTAGCGGTGGTATAACTCCTTGGGTTAACAAAAGGCTTTTTTGAAGCTTGATATTTCTCTATTTTTGTCCGGTAAAGTTTTATTATGCAAAATCTTAAGCGGGTTAGTATTTTGGGTTGTGGTTGGTTAGGTCTTCCTTTAGCCGAGCATTTGGTCACCAACGGTTATCAAGTATATGGGTCTACCACTACCCCCGAAAAACTAGAATTATTCCGGCAAAAAAATATTCAACCTTTTTTAATTAACCTATCCGATTTATCTGAATCTTCAACTCTAATTGAGTTTCTGGATTCGGATTTTTTAATAATTAGCTTTCCGCCCCGGCTCCGGGCGGGTGGAGAATCGCTTTACCTGCCGCAAATGGAAAGATTAGCAAAAGCTTTAAAGCAATCTTCCGTTAAACAAGTTTTATTTATTTCTTCTACTTCGGTTTACCGCGACGTGAATGGCTGGGTTACGGAAAATGATTTGGAAGCACTCATAAAAGAAAGTCCATTATACCAAGCCGAAATTTTATTGCAAAGTAGCAATCATTATAAAACAACTGTTTTCCGCTTTGGAGGTTTGGTCGGCGGCAGTCGTCATCCAGGTCGGTTTTTAGCCGGAAAAATGGAGGTGCCTCAACCCGAATCTCCGGTTAATTTAATTTACTTAGACGACAGCCTGCAGCTTTGTTTCCGAATGATTCAAAATCCAATTCCGCATAATGAGGTTTTTAATGCTGTTGCCGACAAACATCCCTCGCGGCAAGAATTCTATACGGCCGCGGCTAAAGCTTTACAATTAGCTCCCCCACAGTTTACAATGCACGATACGCCTCAATATAAAATAATAAGTAACGAAAAAATTAAAGCGGCTCTGGCTTACGAATTTATTCGCCCTGATCCAATGTTATTCTTTTAAGAAAATTAAATTTTTATTCGTAGAAAGTGCCTGAAACAGAAACAATTGTAGTGGTAGGTGGTGGTGCGGCTGGTTTTTTTGGTGCAATTACCTGTGCGGAAAATAACCGGAAGGCAAAAGTCATTTTATTCGAGAAAACCAATAAGCTTCTGGCCAAAGTGCGGATTTCCGGCGGTGGCCGCTGCAACGTTACCCACCATTGCTTAAATCCGAATCAACTCATTCAGTTCTATCCCCGGGGCGGTAAATTTTTGAAACAACCTTTTAAAGAATTCGGGGCCCAAGAAACGGTAGCATGGTTCCAGCAGCGAGGTGTTCGTTTGCACACCGAACCTGACGGCAGAATGTTCCCGGATACGAATGATTCTGCTACAATTGTAAACTGCCTTATGAGCGGGGCTAACAAAGCCGGCGTAAAAGTAGAAACAAGTATAAGTGTAAATAAAATAGTGCCGCTTCGCGCACCGGATCAACCAGGAGAATTTGAGTTACAATTATCTGATGGCAAAGCGCTTTTTGCTCATAAAGTACTGGTAACTACGGGAGGCGGTCCTAAAATTGAAAATTATCAATGGTTACAATCTTTAGGCTTAGCTATTCAGGAACCGGTACCTTCGTTATTTACTTTTAACGTGCCCCGTTCGCCTTTTCAGGAATTAGCTGGTGTGGCTGTGCCCAAAGTCAAAGTGAAAATTGCGGGCCAGAATTTAGAAAATGAAGGACCTTTGCTCATTACCCATTGGGGCTTTAGCGGACCAGCCATCCTCAAGTTATCCGCTTGGGGAGCCCGGGTTTTGCAGCAGCTGAAATATCATTTTACTATATTAATTAACTGGGTACCCGAACATACCGAAGAATCGTTGCGGGCCTTTCTCCTGCAACACCGGCACGATTATTCCCGCCGTACAGTGGCTGCCCATCCGTTATTTAACTTACCGCACCGGCTCTGGAAAGCTATACTAGATTTAGCTTCCATTAATGACCAAGTTAAATGGTCTGATTTACCCGCTAAAAACCAAAACAAATTGCTGGAGCACTTACTCCGATCGCCCTTTGAGGTGCGGGGTAAAACCACTTTTAAAGACGAATTTGTTACGTGTGGTGGACTGGATTTAAACGGAATCAATCCGAAAACAATGGAGAGTAAACAATTTCCTGGTTTATACTTTGCCGGCGAAATTTTAGATATCGATGGAATTACCGGCGGATTTAACTTTCAGGCCGCCTGGACAACCGCTTACTTAGCGGGTAAAGCAATGGCTTTATAAAAGAAACAATTTTTTCATTTTTCCTGATTTCGCGGGATTACTCTTTTTCCAGCAACATTTTGTCTACCAATGTAGTTTATAAGAAAAAATTAAATATTTCTACTTTAAACAAAATAAAACTATGGACAAAGAAAAAGAAATTGTTTCGGTGGTGCACCACCTGATAGAACGCGCTAAAGACGGCGAAAAAGGCTACCGTACTGCTTCCCATGATGTACACGAAGAAGATTTAAAAGGTTTATTCCGCCAGTATGCCGTTCAACGGGATAGTATGATTACTGAATTGCAAGACCAACTGCATCGCATGGGTAAAACCGATAACGAAAGCGGCTCAATAGAAGGGACCGTTCACCGGGCGTGGCTGGATTTATCGTCGGCTATTGTTGCCCGGGATCGCAAACGTATTTTATCTGAATGCGAGCGCGGCGAAGATTATGCCGTTGCGGCCTATGAAAAAGCCATGAAAGCTGATTTGCCCCAGGAACTTAAAGCCATTGTTGAAAAACAATATCAACTGGTAAAAGAAGCTCATGATCATATCCGGGGTCTGCGGGACCAAGCATAAAATTTACTATTTTAAATTTATCCTACACTAGTTGGTTTAGTAAAAAGAAAAGGCAGAAGTTTAATCAAGCTTCTGCCTTTTCTTTTTACTAAACGTAGTTATCTCCTGCTTTCTATCTTTAATTAAAAATTTTATAATCAAGCTTAAATTTTTTGTATCCATTCAGATGAAAAGAATATATTTGGCGGTTCGTACCATCTCATATTCGTTAAATTATGAAAAAAATAAAAGTAGGTGTCGCCGGCCTAGGTTTCATCGGTCCGGCTCACATCGAAGCGCTTCGTCGGCAACCAGATATAGAAGTTGTAGCTATTAACGATTTCAGCGAAGAATATGCTCGTTCTAAAGCAGATAGTTTAGGCATTGAAAAATCGTTTGGTAACTTCGATAACATGTTGGCCGATCCGGACATAGAAGTTGTGCATATCTGTACGCCCAACTTTTTGCATTATCCTATGGCTAAAGCGGCTTTGCTCGCCGGCAAACACGTAGTATGCGAAAAACCTTTAGCCAATACAGTAGCCGAAGCTCAGGAATTAGTAGAACTAGCCGCTAAAACCGGTTTAGTAAATGCTATTCACTTTAACCTGCGTTATTATCCGTTAATCCGCCATATGCGCACCATGCGGGTAAAAGGCGAACTAGGAAACGTGCATTCAGTAATAGGTTCGTATTTGCAAGACTGGCTTTTTTACGCTACTGATTATAACTGGCGTTTAGAGCCTGATAAATCCGGTGAATCAAGAGCTATAGCCGATATTGGTTCGCACTTAATTGATTTAATAGAATACATTACCGGTTTAGAAATTACTGCTGTAATGGCAGACTTTTCAACCGTACATCCGAACCGGAAGAAACCTACCAAACCAATTGAAACGTATTCCGGTAAAATGCTACAACCCGAAGATTACCAGGAAGTTCCTATTAATACCGAAGATTACGCTACGGTAATGATTCGGTTTAACGATGGCAGCAAAGGGGTAGTAACCGTAAGTCAGGTATCTGCCGGCCGGAAAAACCGTTTAAGCCTGGAAATCTCCGGTTCTAACCAAACCGTTTCCTGGTGTTCAGAATCGCCTAACAATGTTTGGATTGGTAAACGGGATAGTGCGAATGAAGTGCTGATGCGCGATCCCGCTTTAGTACACAAAGAAAGTGCCCAGCTTATCTCCTTCCCGGGTGGCCATAACGAAGGTTTCCCGGATACATCCAAGCAATTATTTAAAGAAGTTTATGCCGCAGTACGCGAAGGAAAACAACCCGCTGAACCTAGCTACCCAACTTTCGCTGATGGTTTACGTGAGTTGATACTATGTGATAAAATTATTGAAAGCAATAAAAAACAAGCCTGGGTTCAGGTATAAAATTACTTTTTCTTATGTAAAAAGCCTATTCTGTTTTATTGAATAGGCTTTTTTATTGTAATTAGAATAAGGTTCTAAGTAAAACTTACAATAATTATTGTACGTAATACGTAAGAATTAATACGTATACACCGTAACTTAACCTCCTTATTGTTTGTTATAATTAGTAATATATTTTACATTACCATTTTATAAGTTCAATCTTGGTAATTTTCTTTTTTGCATTGGTTTATTGGTTAAACAATTATTAGTTTAACCGCATGTAAAAAGACCAATATTTTAAGTTTAAAGAACACAAATATGCTTTTTAAACCTGCTTCTTATACTTAGTTGCAGTAATATTAATCTTTCTATGTATTACGCTTTATTACATTACTCAACTAATTTGTATGATAAAAAGAATTATATTACTCCCCTATTTAACTGCTAATTATAATTCAGCTTGTTTTAACAGACAAGCTCAGTTAGCTACTTATTCCATATGTAAGCAGGTTCCACCTTTTTGAAATTAAATCGGGAGCCATTAAGCATAATTATATTTTAGAGTTAGTAGAAACAAAAAAATATATCTTTAAAATATAATCTTATATGGATTAATTCTTCTTCTTTAAATATTTGACTTTGTAATTTGCAATCAAGTATTTTAAAGCAAAAAAATACCAAACCGTTACTTTTAATGAAATCTAGCTTTCGCTGCTAAAGTAGGAAGCTACATCTATGCTTGTGTTACCAAATATTTACATTTTCTAGCTTCTCCATTGTTTTAGTTTGAAGTTAGATTTAAAGACAGACCAGATCCATTAATTAATTATAAAATGACAAAATTAAAAATAGGTGTTATTGATCTGGTAAGCAAAGGGCCTACCAATACTTTATGGGCCCGAACGATGCACGCCAACCTGGCGAGTATTATGCCGCAAGTAGTAGCAACTTGGTGTGAGCAACAGGGGCATGAAGTAACTTTAATGTGTTATACCGGCTTGGAAGACTTACGCCGGGAATTGCCTAAAAACTTAGATTTAGTTTTTCTTTGTTCCTTTACGCAAGCAGCTTTATTGGCATACGCCCTTAGTAATTATTTTCGTAGTCAAGGGACTGTAACGGTTTTAGGCGGCCCCCATGCCCGTTGCTATCCGGACGATGCCGTTAAATATTTTGATTATGTCCTGGGGTTTACCCACCAATCTACCATCATAGAAGTATTAGAAGATTGTTCACCCCAGCGCCCAATTGGTAAACATCTTTCGGCAAACCGGCAACCTGCTCATTTACCTGGGGTAAAAGAGCGTTGGAAGTTTATCGAACCTACTTTAAAAAAAGCACCTTTTTTACAGATGGTACCCATGATTGGGAGCGTAGGTTGCCCTTACACCTGTTCTTTTTGCATTGATGCCACCGTGCCTTACCAGCCCATGAATTTTGAGGTGATTAAAGAAGATCTGCGCTTTTTGCTAACAAAATTCAAAAGACCTTATGTAGGCTGGCACGATCCTAACTTTGGCGTACGGTTCGAAGATAATATGGAAGCCATTGCTTCGGCGGCTCCTTTAAAAAGTTTTCGTTTTATTGCGGAAAGCAGCCTTTCTATTTTAACCGAAGAACACCTGCAGGTTATGGAGCGTAGCGGCTTCGATGCTTTGTTACCAGGAATAGAATCATGGTATGAGTTGGGAAACAAATCCCGGACTAACCGCTTAGCCGGAGAAGAAAAAGTTAATCGTATTTCGGAACACGTAAATATGATGTTTCGGTACGTACCATACGTACAAACCAATTTTGTATTAGGACTGGACAGTGATGCGGGAGATGAGCCCTTTGAACTCACTAAACGGTTTGTAGATCTTTCGCCGGCGGCTTTTCCGGGTTATTCGCTTTTAAGTGCTTTTGGCGAAGCAGCTCCTTTAAATTTAGATTATCAGCGCAATGGCCGGGTATTGCCCTTTCCTTTTCACTTTTTAAATAACCACCTGGCCATGAATGTAAAACCCCAAAATTATGAATGGCTGGATTTTTATGACAAAGTAATTGACTTAACTGCCTACACTTTCTCTAAAAAAGCAATTTACCGTCGGTTTGTAGCTAGTCCGAGCCGGGCGGCCAAGTGGATGAATTTTATGCGGGCCGTTTCTTCCGAAGGTTTTGGACGTTTGCGGTTTTACCGGGAGGTGCGTAATAGATTAGCAGGAGACCAGAAGTTCCGGCAATATTTTGAAGGCGAAACCCAGGAACTACCAGCATTTTATAAAAATATCGTTCAAAAAGATTTAGGAATTTGGTGGCAATGGTTACCAGAAGGAGCAATGGAACACAATCCGAATGCTTACCTTCATAAGAAAACAAATGCATCCATCATCGTATAACCAACTCTAGCCACTAAGGTAAATACACCTTTTTTGCCGTTTACCACTTTCATCCGTTTACAAGCCAACTTTTAAGGTAAGGTTAGAAGGAGAATTTTGCCTTCTGATCTTACCATCTACATTTTACAAGCAATCCTTCCCATTAAGGTAAAGCACTATTACTTTACTTTCTTTTCCGTTCACCAATAAAAGTTTATGTCAACCAAAATCAAATTTACCAACACGAGTAATTCAACGTTTTTTGCCACTACCCGCCAACGGGTAGAAAGTTACCTAAAAGAAAATACCACTTCTAAATATGCGAATAAAGCCATGTGGGTAAAAACTATATTTTACTTAACGGGCGCCCTCACTTTATACCTGCTTCTTCTTTCTAATGCATTTTCAGTCTGGACAATGTTGGGTTTAGCTCTTCTGCTGGGTATATTCTGCGCTTTTATTGGATTTAATATTTGCCACGATGCTATACACGGGGCCTTCTCCGCTAATCAAAAAGTAAATAAACTGTTCAGTTTTGTATTTAATCTAATTGGAGCCAGCCCCTATATTTGGAGTATTTCGCATAATGTGGTGCATCATACCTATACCAACATTCCCGGCCACGACGAAGACATTGAAGTAGCCCCTGGTTTAATCCGGATTTCGGAAGAAGAAAAAGTAAATAAATTACACCGCTATCAGCATTTTTACGCTTTTGGCGTGTATAGTTTAGCTTCTCTTTCCTGGGTGCTACGGAAAGATTATATAAAGTTTTTTCAGAAAAAGATTGGCGAACATCCAACCATTAACCATCCCAAACGCGAATATTTTAATTTGTTTTTCTACAAGGCTATTTATTATTTCTTTTTTATAGCTCTACCACTGCTAGTTTTAGATATTACCTGGTGGCAATTTATAATCGGGTTTGTTGGTCTGCATTTGGCCGAAGGACTAACCTTGGGCTTGGTATTCCAGTTAGCGCACGTGGTGGAAGGTACCGATTTCCCAACGCCGAACGAAGAAGGTAATATGGAAGAAGCCTGGGCCAATCACCAGATGCGCACCACTGCTAATTTTGCAACTGATAACAAAATGGCTGGATTTTTATTGGGTGGTCTTAACCGACAAATAGAACATCATCTTTTCCCGAAGGTATGCCACATTCATTATCCGGCAATTTCCAAAATTGTAAAGCAAACAGCCCATGAATTTAACCTGCCATACATTGAAAGTCCTACTTTTTGGGCCGCCTTAAAATCGCATTACCGTATGTTAAAGAAATTTGGCCATACTGCTTACCACAACCAATTACGATTGGTTGAAGTAACGAGCTAATAATCGTAAGTTCGTTTAGGTAATCGATAAAGAATAAAGATGAAAGAAGCATCTGAAAATCATTGCATTACTTAGAGGTGTTAGCAAGGAGTACGCCCCATATAATTTTTGCCTATCAGATACCTACTAAACTATTTTCATTTTTTAAATGATGCTTGTGAAAAATTTTAATCCTGAAATAGGAAATTAAGGCGCTACTTTAAATTCAGAGGTACCAGAACTTAATGCTTGACCTTACGAATTAGGATTTAGAAGCAAAACCGGAAAAGGTCAATCCAAAAATATTTTTAACTTTGCCTATTTGGGAACGTAAGGTCCACTGATAAATAGGGTAACCTAGATTATTGTCTGGCAATACCCCGGTAAGGAAGTTAAATAGTAAAATAATAAAAAAAACGTATGGCTTGGTTTCTTTTAATTTTGGCAGGTCTGTTTGAGATTGGATTTACCACTTGCCTTACCAAAGCAAAAGAAGCTACTGGTATTTATTATTTTATCTGGATTGCTGGTTTTTTTATTTCAATGAGTACCAGTATGTTCTGTTTATACAGAGCCACCTTAACCTTACCAATGGGTACCGCTTATGCTGTATGGACGGGAATTGGCGCGGCTGGTACCGCTATATTGGGTATATTATTTTTTAAAGAACCCGCCGAACTTTGGCGAATAGTTTTTATTACTACTTTGATTGGCTCTATCGTGGGCCTAAAGGCTGTTACTCATTAAACGAATTATATTAACTTTCTCCGTTCGGTTAAACATTTATTAATTATTATTGTAAAACTAAAAAGGCTCATTCCTTAGCAGGAATGAGCCTTTTTAGTTTTTATAGCTATCAATAAAGAAGTTAAATAATTATTTACGGTTTAAGTAGCTACCAAAATATTAGTTTGGGATATTAGTAGTTACTACGTTTTTTCTTTTTATCGAAGTTACCACCGCCAAAGCGGGAGCCAAAACCACCCCGGTCCGACCGGTCAGAGAAGCCGCCTCTATTGCCGCCTCGATCGCCACCTCTTTCGGAGTAGCTACCGCGGTCGCCTCTACTTCTTTCACGGTCACCTCCCCGGTCATTACCTCTTTCACCACGATCTTCGCCGGAACCAGCAGTTTTCTTTTGCGCCTTTTCAAAAGATACCGGTTTGCCCAACATGGTGGTGCGACCTAATTTATCTACTATTTCGGAAGTGTATTCTTTTGGAACTTCTACGAAAGAAAACTTATCGTACAAGCTAATATCGCCTACTTTGCTGGCCGGTAAGCTGGTATTATCCGAAATAATTTCGACAATATCTTTCGGGTTAACGCGATCTTTTTTACCAATGGTAACAAATAAACGGCTCATGCCTTCGCGCGGGCCATCGAGTTCTTTCGAAACTTCTTTGGCTTTTTCTTCACGCATGCTCATTTTCATGAGAGCGGCAGCAATTTCCAAGGAAGTAAAATCTTCGGCCAGTAAACGCTCTACGCGGCTAATGTGCTTGGTTAAATTTCCTTTTTGAATAACTTCTTTTACCTGGCTCAAAAACAAAGTGGTTTTTACTTCGGCTACATCTTCGTAGCTTGGTACGCTGGCCAACTTAATTTTAGCGTTGGTAAAACGCATGATATCTTTTAATTTATAAATATCACGCCCCGACACAAACGAAAACGCTTTACCGGATTTACCAGCGCGGCCGGTACGGCCAATGCGGTGTACGTAAGCTTCCTCGT
Proteins encoded in this region:
- a CDS encoding B12-binding domain-containing radical SAM protein; the encoded protein is MTKLKIGVIDLVSKGPTNTLWARTMHANLASIMPQVVATWCEQQGHEVTLMCYTGLEDLRRELPKNLDLVFLCSFTQAALLAYALSNYFRSQGTVTVLGGPHARCYPDDAVKYFDYVLGFTHQSTIIEVLEDCSPQRPIGKHLSANRQPAHLPGVKERWKFIEPTLKKAPFLQMVPMIGSVGCPYTCSFCIDATVPYQPMNFEVIKEDLRFLLTKFKRPYVGWHDPNFGVRFEDNMEAIASAAPLKSFRFIAESSLSILTEEHLQVMERSGFDALLPGIESWYELGNKSRTNRLAGEEKVNRISEHVNMMFRYVPYVQTNFVLGLDSDAGDEPFELTKRFVDLSPAAFPGYSLLSAFGEAAPLNLDYQRNGRVLPFPFHFLNNHLAMNVKPQNYEWLDFYDKVIDLTAYTFSKKAIYRRFVASPSRAAKWMNFMRAVSSEGFGRLRFYREVRNRLAGDQKFRQYFEGETQELPAFYKNIVQKDLGIWWQWLPEGAMEHNPNAYLHKKTNASIIV
- a CDS encoding fatty acid desaturase family protein; protein product: MSTKIKFTNTSNSTFFATTRQRVESYLKENTTSKYANKAMWVKTIFYLTGALTLYLLLLSNAFSVWTMLGLALLLGIFCAFIGFNICHDAIHGAFSANQKVNKLFSFVFNLIGASPYIWSISHNVVHHTYTNIPGHDEDIEVAPGLIRISEEEKVNKLHRYQHFYAFGVYSLASLSWVLRKDYIKFFQKKIGEHPTINHPKREYFNLFFYKAIYYFFFIALPLLVLDITWWQFIIGFVGLHLAEGLTLGLVFQLAHVVEGTDFPTPNEEGNMEEAWANHQMRTTANFATDNKMAGFLLGGLNRQIEHHLFPKVCHIHYPAISKIVKQTAHEFNLPYIESPTFWAALKSHYRMLKKFGHTAYHNQLRLVEVTS
- a CDS encoding DMT family transporter — translated: MAWFLLILAGLFEIGFTTCLTKAKEATGIYYFIWIAGFFISMSTSMFCLYRATLTLPMGTAYAVWTGIGAAGTAILGILFFKEPAELWRIVFITTLIGSIVGLKAVTH